From Tachysurus fulvidraco isolate hzauxx_2018 chromosome 10, HZAU_PFXX_2.0, whole genome shotgun sequence, one genomic window encodes:
- the LOC125145666 gene encoding LOW QUALITY PROTEIN: basic proline-rich protein-like (The sequence of the model RefSeq protein was modified relative to this genomic sequence to represent the inferred CDS: deleted 1 base in 1 codon) — translation PPLPPPPPPPPPPPSPPSPPPPPPAHPPPPPPRPSPPPPPPPPPSPPPPPPPPPPNPPPPPADPPLHPHPITTHPPTPPPPPHPHPPPSVRPSPATPPHTHTPLPPPPPRTPPPPPPPPPSTPAPPPPPPPPPPPPPPPPPPPPPPPPPPPPPPPPPPPAPPPAPPPPTPTPPRPPPPPPPLRPPPPPPPPPADPPPPAAPPSPPPPPPPPHPPPPPPPPPPPPPPPPAPPPPRPPPPPPPPPPPPPPPPAPPPFHPPPPRPPPPPPPPPTPPPPPPPPPNPSPPPPPPPSPAFPPHPSPPPTLSFPHPPPPPPPPHPPTHHPPPPPPTPPPPTPHPPPPPPSAPPPPHTPPPPH, via the exons cccccactccccCCACCCCCGCCCCcg ccccccccacccccctccccccccagccccccaccccccccccccgcacaccctccccccccccccccccgcccctcCCCCCcgccccctccccccccccccccatccccccccccccccccccctcccccgccccccaacccccccccaccccccgccgACCCCCCCCTCCACCCACACCCCATcaccacacacccccccaccccccccccacccccccacccccaccccccacccagcGTCCGCCCATCCCCcgccacccccccccacacccacactcccctccccccccctcccccgcgcaccccccccccgcccccccctcCACCGCCCAGcacccccgccccccccccccctcccccccccccccccccccccccccccccccccccccccccccccccccccccccccccccccccccctccccccccccccccccccccccccgcccccccccccgccccccccccccccacacccacccccccccgtcccccccccccccccccccccctccgcccccccccccccccgccccccccccccgcggacccccccccccccgccgcccccccctccccccccccgccccccccccccccccacccccccccgcccccccccccccccccccccccccccccccccccccccgcccccccccccccgcgcccccccccccccccccccccccccccgccccccccccccccccccccggcccccccccccttccaccccccacccccacgccccccccccccccccccgcccccacccacccccccccccccccccccccccccccccaacccctccccccccccccccccccccccctcccccgccTTCCCACCCCACCCTTCCCCTCCCCCTACACTGTCcttcccccaccccccccccccccccccccccccccacccccccacccaccacccccccccacccccccccaccccccccccccccaccccccaccccccccctccccccccctccgCTCCCCcgcccccccacaccccccccccgccccac